From the genome of Epinephelus lanceolatus isolate andai-2023 chromosome 23, ASM4190304v1, whole genome shotgun sequence, one region includes:
- the LOC117249496 gene encoding HMG box-containing protein 1-like isoform X2, producing the protein MKRTSCTQLTNQNERSCRLTAALANSIAGGKVFIPAPFPVQGDCFVPVDIMVWEVVTPAVLSNDPKHQSVRYSEPQEEMMDADGDQPHDLLCFEQHLPASPGFPTSDSYMEYDDLPDLQEVQEEAEPTAPPVYQVDVGVSHQERHAHTQPPDTRWLTQLAHIATGPQSPLLQEPLNSSSSSVCLSSTSSNLHSYARPPPPLPSSTLSPPRGHGRERRRSRKSSECGSAVSTRSSLSDDEDMGWSFSCPPTAWHCFLKGTHLRFHHGSNVEWQDVEDLDSADEDSGDEEQSRSLKSYGSEGLQLVEHSEIVLSGQTVLQLTFDPGVFGHAPMTARCQLDHPFYVKNKGRSGRRTLELLKTYHLLHTLFYFLSGWSSFHPSLTVVHYGIPCYEMEVGDVCLPPGHRDAKHTDDSQVFDTFRSYDFTPLDSSAVYVLSSMARRRRASQSSGGAVSPDRDTSQDGHSPGHSHSPRQKPTKAQQASPAGSNNVTPQKCKRPMNAFMLFAKKFRVEYTQMYPGKDNRAISVLLGERWKKMRSEERRAFTVQAKALADEQKRLNPDCWKRKRTNSGCQGN; encoded by the exons ATGAAGAGAACAAGCTGCACgcagctgaccaatcagaatgaGAGGAGCTGTAGATTGACAGCAGCTCTGGCCAATAGCATCGCTGGAGGAAAGGTGTTTATACCAGCCCCCTTTCCCGTACAAGGCGACTGTTTTG TGCCTGTGGACATAATGGTTTGGGAGGTGGTGACCCCAGCTGTGCTGTCCAACGACCCCAAACATCAGAGCGTGCGGTATTCTGAGCCTCAGG AAGAGATGATGGATGCAGATGGAGACCAACCACATGACCTGCTCTGCTTTGAGCAACACCTCCCCGCCTCACCTGGCTTCCCCACCAGTGACAGCTACATGGAATACG ATGACCTCCCAGACCTGCAGGAGGTCCAGGAGGAGGCGGAGCCAACAGCACCACCGGTCTACCAGGTGGACGTGGGTGTGTCACACCAGGAGCGACACGCGCACACACAGCCTCCTGACACACGCTGGCTGACGCAGCTGGCTCACATCGCCACTGGACCTCAGAGCCCACTGCTGCAGGAGCCTCTTAACAGCAG CTCCTCTTCAGTCTGCCTCTCCAGCACCAGCAGTAATCTACATTCCTACGCtcggcctcctcctcctctccccagcAGCACCTTGTCGCCCCCTAGAGGTCATGGCAGGGAGCGTCGGCGCAGCAGG AAGAGCAGTGAGTGTGGTTCTGCTGTGTCAACCAGATCCTCTCTATCTGACGATGAAGACATGGGCTGGAGCTTCTCCTGTCCACCCACCGCCTGGCACTGCTTTCTCAaag GCACTCACCTGCGTTTCCACCACGGCTCTAATGTGGAGTGGCAGGATGTCGAGGACCTGGACtctgctgatgaagactctGGTGATGAGGAACAATCCAGGTCTCTGAAG AGTTATGGCTCTGAGGGTTTGCAGCTTGTGGAACATTCAGAGATTGTGCTGTCTGGTCAGACTGTCCtacagctgacctttgaccctggaGTATTTGGACATGCTCCCATGACCGCCCGGTGCCAACTTGACCACCCCTTCTACGTCAAAAACAAAGGTAGGAGTGGTAGGAGAACACTGGAACTGTTAAAAACATATCATCTTCTTCACACTCTGTTTTACTTTCTATCAGGGTGGTCGTCATTTCACCCGAGCTTGACCGTGGTGCATTATGGGATACCATGCTATGAAATGGAGGTTGGAGATGTGTGCCTCCCTCCAGGACACAGAGATGCCAAACACACCGACGACTCGCAGGTCTTTGACACATTTAGGAG TTATGATTTCACTCCTCTGGACTCCTCTGCGGTTTACGTGTTGAGCAGTATGGCCAGGCGGCGGCGTGCGTCCCAGTCCAGCGGGGGAGCTGTTTCTCCAGACAGAGACACATCACAAG ACGGCCACAGTCCAGGTCACTCCCACTCTCCTCGTCAAAAGCCAACCAAAGCCCAGCAAGCCAGCCCAGCAGGAAGTAATAACGTCACGCCCCAAAAGTGCAAGCGGCCAATGAACGCCTTCATGCTGTTTGCCAAGAAGTTCAGGGTGGAGTACACACAAATGTACCCGGGCAAGGACAACAG agcGATCAGCGTCCTCCTCGGGGAGCGATGGAAGAAAATGCGAAGTGAGGAGCGACGGGCGTTCACAGTGCAGGCCAAAGCCCTCGCAGACGAACAGAAAAGACTCAACCCAGACTGCTGGAAACGCAAACGAACCAACTCt GGTTGTCAGGGAAATTAA
- the LOC117249496 gene encoding HMG box-containing protein 1-like isoform X3: MKRTSCTQLTNQNERSCRLTAALANSIAGGKVFIPAPFPVQGDCFVPVDIMVWEVVTPAVLSNDPKHQSVRYSEPQGEHTEEMMDADGDQPHDLLCFEQHLPASPGFPTSDSYMEYDDLPDLQEVQEEAEPTAPPVYQVDVGVSHQERHAHTQPPDTRWLTQLAHIATGPQSPLLQEPLNSSSSSVCLSSTSSNLHSYARPPPPLPSSTLSPPRGHGRERRRSRKSSECGSAVSTRSSLSDDEDMGWSFSCPPTAWHCFLKGTHLRFHHGSNVEWQDVEDLDSADEDSGDEEQSRSLKSYGSEGLQLVEHSEIVLSGQTVLQLTFDPGVFGHAPMTARCQLDHPFYVKNKGWSSFHPSLTVVHYGIPCYEMEVGDVCLPPGHRDAKHTDDSQVFDTFRSYDFTPLDSSAVYVLSSMARRRRASQSSGGAVSPDRDTSQDGHSPGHSHSPRQKPTKAQQASPAGSNNVTPQKCKRPMNAFMLFAKKFRVEYTQMYPGKDNRAISVLLGERWKKMRSEERRAFTVQAKALADEQKRLNPDCWKRKRTNSGCQGN; the protein is encoded by the exons ATGAAGAGAACAAGCTGCACgcagctgaccaatcagaatgaGAGGAGCTGTAGATTGACAGCAGCTCTGGCCAATAGCATCGCTGGAGGAAAGGTGTTTATACCAGCCCCCTTTCCCGTACAAGGCGACTGTTTTG TGCCTGTGGACATAATGGTTTGGGAGGTGGTGACCCCAGCTGTGCTGTCCAACGACCCCAAACATCAGAGCGTGCGGTATTCTGAGCCTCAGGGTGAGCACACAG AAGAGATGATGGATGCAGATGGAGACCAACCACATGACCTGCTCTGCTTTGAGCAACACCTCCCCGCCTCACCTGGCTTCCCCACCAGTGACAGCTACATGGAATACG ATGACCTCCCAGACCTGCAGGAGGTCCAGGAGGAGGCGGAGCCAACAGCACCACCGGTCTACCAGGTGGACGTGGGTGTGTCACACCAGGAGCGACACGCGCACACACAGCCTCCTGACACACGCTGGCTGACGCAGCTGGCTCACATCGCCACTGGACCTCAGAGCCCACTGCTGCAGGAGCCTCTTAACAGCAG CTCCTCTTCAGTCTGCCTCTCCAGCACCAGCAGTAATCTACATTCCTACGCtcggcctcctcctcctctccccagcAGCACCTTGTCGCCCCCTAGAGGTCATGGCAGGGAGCGTCGGCGCAGCAGG AAGAGCAGTGAGTGTGGTTCTGCTGTGTCAACCAGATCCTCTCTATCTGACGATGAAGACATGGGCTGGAGCTTCTCCTGTCCACCCACCGCCTGGCACTGCTTTCTCAaag GCACTCACCTGCGTTTCCACCACGGCTCTAATGTGGAGTGGCAGGATGTCGAGGACCTGGACtctgctgatgaagactctGGTGATGAGGAACAATCCAGGTCTCTGAAG AGTTATGGCTCTGAGGGTTTGCAGCTTGTGGAACATTCAGAGATTGTGCTGTCTGGTCAGACTGTCCtacagctgacctttgaccctggaGTATTTGGACATGCTCCCATGACCGCCCGGTGCCAACTTGACCACCCCTTCTACGTCAAAAACAAAG GGTGGTCGTCATTTCACCCGAGCTTGACCGTGGTGCATTATGGGATACCATGCTATGAAATGGAGGTTGGAGATGTGTGCCTCCCTCCAGGACACAGAGATGCCAAACACACCGACGACTCGCAGGTCTTTGACACATTTAGGAG TTATGATTTCACTCCTCTGGACTCCTCTGCGGTTTACGTGTTGAGCAGTATGGCCAGGCGGCGGCGTGCGTCCCAGTCCAGCGGGGGAGCTGTTTCTCCAGACAGAGACACATCACAAG ACGGCCACAGTCCAGGTCACTCCCACTCTCCTCGTCAAAAGCCAACCAAAGCCCAGCAAGCCAGCCCAGCAGGAAGTAATAACGTCACGCCCCAAAAGTGCAAGCGGCCAATGAACGCCTTCATGCTGTTTGCCAAGAAGTTCAGGGTGGAGTACACACAAATGTACCCGGGCAAGGACAACAG agcGATCAGCGTCCTCCTCGGGGAGCGATGGAAGAAAATGCGAAGTGAGGAGCGACGGGCGTTCACAGTGCAGGCCAAAGCCCTCGCAGACGAACAGAAAAGACTCAACCCAGACTGCTGGAAACGCAAACGAACCAACTCt GGTTGTCAGGGAAATTAA
- the LOC117249496 gene encoding HMG box-containing protein 1-like isoform X4 — MVWEVVTPAVLSNDPKHQSVRYSEPQGEHTEEMMDADGDQPHDLLCFEQHLPASPGFPTSDSYMEYDDLPDLQEVQEEAEPTAPPVYQVDVGVSHQERHAHTQPPDTRWLTQLAHIATGPQSPLLQEPLNSSSSSVCLSSTSSNLHSYARPPPPLPSSTLSPPRGHGRERRRSRKSSECGSAVSTRSSLSDDEDMGWSFSCPPTAWHCFLKGTHLRFHHGSNVEWQDVEDLDSADEDSGDEEQSRSLKSYGSEGLQLVEHSEIVLSGQTVLQLTFDPGVFGHAPMTARCQLDHPFYVKNKGRSGRRTLELLKTYHLLHTLFYFLSGWSSFHPSLTVVHYGIPCYEMEVGDVCLPPGHRDAKHTDDSQVFDTFRSYDFTPLDSSAVYVLSSMARRRRASQSSGGAVSPDRDTSQDGHSPGHSHSPRQKPTKAQQASPAGSNNVTPQKCKRPMNAFMLFAKKFRVEYTQMYPGKDNRAISVLLGERWKKMRSEERRAFTVQAKALADEQKRLNPDCWKRKRTNSGCQGN; from the exons ATGGTTTGGGAGGTGGTGACCCCAGCTGTGCTGTCCAACGACCCCAAACATCAGAGCGTGCGGTATTCTGAGCCTCAGGGTGAGCACACAG AAGAGATGATGGATGCAGATGGAGACCAACCACATGACCTGCTCTGCTTTGAGCAACACCTCCCCGCCTCACCTGGCTTCCCCACCAGTGACAGCTACATGGAATACG ATGACCTCCCAGACCTGCAGGAGGTCCAGGAGGAGGCGGAGCCAACAGCACCACCGGTCTACCAGGTGGACGTGGGTGTGTCACACCAGGAGCGACACGCGCACACACAGCCTCCTGACACACGCTGGCTGACGCAGCTGGCTCACATCGCCACTGGACCTCAGAGCCCACTGCTGCAGGAGCCTCTTAACAGCAG CTCCTCTTCAGTCTGCCTCTCCAGCACCAGCAGTAATCTACATTCCTACGCtcggcctcctcctcctctccccagcAGCACCTTGTCGCCCCCTAGAGGTCATGGCAGGGAGCGTCGGCGCAGCAGG AAGAGCAGTGAGTGTGGTTCTGCTGTGTCAACCAGATCCTCTCTATCTGACGATGAAGACATGGGCTGGAGCTTCTCCTGTCCACCCACCGCCTGGCACTGCTTTCTCAaag GCACTCACCTGCGTTTCCACCACGGCTCTAATGTGGAGTGGCAGGATGTCGAGGACCTGGACtctgctgatgaagactctGGTGATGAGGAACAATCCAGGTCTCTGAAG AGTTATGGCTCTGAGGGTTTGCAGCTTGTGGAACATTCAGAGATTGTGCTGTCTGGTCAGACTGTCCtacagctgacctttgaccctggaGTATTTGGACATGCTCCCATGACCGCCCGGTGCCAACTTGACCACCCCTTCTACGTCAAAAACAAAGGTAGGAGTGGTAGGAGAACACTGGAACTGTTAAAAACATATCATCTTCTTCACACTCTGTTTTACTTTCTATCAGGGTGGTCGTCATTTCACCCGAGCTTGACCGTGGTGCATTATGGGATACCATGCTATGAAATGGAGGTTGGAGATGTGTGCCTCCCTCCAGGACACAGAGATGCCAAACACACCGACGACTCGCAGGTCTTTGACACATTTAGGAG TTATGATTTCACTCCTCTGGACTCCTCTGCGGTTTACGTGTTGAGCAGTATGGCCAGGCGGCGGCGTGCGTCCCAGTCCAGCGGGGGAGCTGTTTCTCCAGACAGAGACACATCACAAG ACGGCCACAGTCCAGGTCACTCCCACTCTCCTCGTCAAAAGCCAACCAAAGCCCAGCAAGCCAGCCCAGCAGGAAGTAATAACGTCACGCCCCAAAAGTGCAAGCGGCCAATGAACGCCTTCATGCTGTTTGCCAAGAAGTTCAGGGTGGAGTACACACAAATGTACCCGGGCAAGGACAACAG agcGATCAGCGTCCTCCTCGGGGAGCGATGGAAGAAAATGCGAAGTGAGGAGCGACGGGCGTTCACAGTGCAGGCCAAAGCCCTCGCAGACGAACAGAAAAGACTCAACCCAGACTGCTGGAAACGCAAACGAACCAACTCt GGTTGTCAGGGAAATTAA
- the LOC117249496 gene encoding HMG box-containing protein 1-like isoform X1 — MKRTSCTQLTNQNERSCRLTAALANSIAGGKVFIPAPFPVQGDCFVPVDIMVWEVVTPAVLSNDPKHQSVRYSEPQGEHTEEMMDADGDQPHDLLCFEQHLPASPGFPTSDSYMEYDDLPDLQEVQEEAEPTAPPVYQVDVGVSHQERHAHTQPPDTRWLTQLAHIATGPQSPLLQEPLNSSSSSVCLSSTSSNLHSYARPPPPLPSSTLSPPRGHGRERRRSRKSSECGSAVSTRSSLSDDEDMGWSFSCPPTAWHCFLKGTHLRFHHGSNVEWQDVEDLDSADEDSGDEEQSRSLKSYGSEGLQLVEHSEIVLSGQTVLQLTFDPGVFGHAPMTARCQLDHPFYVKNKGRSGRRTLELLKTYHLLHTLFYFLSGWSSFHPSLTVVHYGIPCYEMEVGDVCLPPGHRDAKHTDDSQVFDTFRSYDFTPLDSSAVYVLSSMARRRRASQSSGGAVSPDRDTSQDGHSPGHSHSPRQKPTKAQQASPAGSNNVTPQKCKRPMNAFMLFAKKFRVEYTQMYPGKDNRAISVLLGERWKKMRSEERRAFTVQAKALADEQKRLNPDCWKRKRTNSGCQGN, encoded by the exons ATGAAGAGAACAAGCTGCACgcagctgaccaatcagaatgaGAGGAGCTGTAGATTGACAGCAGCTCTGGCCAATAGCATCGCTGGAGGAAAGGTGTTTATACCAGCCCCCTTTCCCGTACAAGGCGACTGTTTTG TGCCTGTGGACATAATGGTTTGGGAGGTGGTGACCCCAGCTGTGCTGTCCAACGACCCCAAACATCAGAGCGTGCGGTATTCTGAGCCTCAGGGTGAGCACACAG AAGAGATGATGGATGCAGATGGAGACCAACCACATGACCTGCTCTGCTTTGAGCAACACCTCCCCGCCTCACCTGGCTTCCCCACCAGTGACAGCTACATGGAATACG ATGACCTCCCAGACCTGCAGGAGGTCCAGGAGGAGGCGGAGCCAACAGCACCACCGGTCTACCAGGTGGACGTGGGTGTGTCACACCAGGAGCGACACGCGCACACACAGCCTCCTGACACACGCTGGCTGACGCAGCTGGCTCACATCGCCACTGGACCTCAGAGCCCACTGCTGCAGGAGCCTCTTAACAGCAG CTCCTCTTCAGTCTGCCTCTCCAGCACCAGCAGTAATCTACATTCCTACGCtcggcctcctcctcctctccccagcAGCACCTTGTCGCCCCCTAGAGGTCATGGCAGGGAGCGTCGGCGCAGCAGG AAGAGCAGTGAGTGTGGTTCTGCTGTGTCAACCAGATCCTCTCTATCTGACGATGAAGACATGGGCTGGAGCTTCTCCTGTCCACCCACCGCCTGGCACTGCTTTCTCAaag GCACTCACCTGCGTTTCCACCACGGCTCTAATGTGGAGTGGCAGGATGTCGAGGACCTGGACtctgctgatgaagactctGGTGATGAGGAACAATCCAGGTCTCTGAAG AGTTATGGCTCTGAGGGTTTGCAGCTTGTGGAACATTCAGAGATTGTGCTGTCTGGTCAGACTGTCCtacagctgacctttgaccctggaGTATTTGGACATGCTCCCATGACCGCCCGGTGCCAACTTGACCACCCCTTCTACGTCAAAAACAAAGGTAGGAGTGGTAGGAGAACACTGGAACTGTTAAAAACATATCATCTTCTTCACACTCTGTTTTACTTTCTATCAGGGTGGTCGTCATTTCACCCGAGCTTGACCGTGGTGCATTATGGGATACCATGCTATGAAATGGAGGTTGGAGATGTGTGCCTCCCTCCAGGACACAGAGATGCCAAACACACCGACGACTCGCAGGTCTTTGACACATTTAGGAG TTATGATTTCACTCCTCTGGACTCCTCTGCGGTTTACGTGTTGAGCAGTATGGCCAGGCGGCGGCGTGCGTCCCAGTCCAGCGGGGGAGCTGTTTCTCCAGACAGAGACACATCACAAG ACGGCCACAGTCCAGGTCACTCCCACTCTCCTCGTCAAAAGCCAACCAAAGCCCAGCAAGCCAGCCCAGCAGGAAGTAATAACGTCACGCCCCAAAAGTGCAAGCGGCCAATGAACGCCTTCATGCTGTTTGCCAAGAAGTTCAGGGTGGAGTACACACAAATGTACCCGGGCAAGGACAACAG agcGATCAGCGTCCTCCTCGGGGAGCGATGGAAGAAAATGCGAAGTGAGGAGCGACGGGCGTTCACAGTGCAGGCCAAAGCCCTCGCAGACGAACAGAAAAGACTCAACCCAGACTGCTGGAAACGCAAACGAACCAACTCt GGTTGTCAGGGAAATTAA